A window of Borrelia sp. A-FGy1 contains these coding sequences:
- the leuS gene encoding leucine--tRNA ligase, which yields MSEYNFKKIEKKWQDYWYKYKTYKADEDLDIPKEKRIYILDMFPYPSANGLHVGHLEGYTATDILTRYKLLNGFNVLHPIGFDSFGLPAENYAIQTGTHPKKITEDNIEKFKEQIKSLGFAYDWDREIKTHDESYYRWTQWIFLKLYKKGLAYTKEIPVWYCPALGTVLSNEEIIQTSSGPKSERGLHKVERKPLRQWVLKITEYAERLIEDLKEVDWPESVKEMQKNWIGKSIGAEIEFEVKDSEEKIRVFTTRPDTIFGVTYLVLAPENKIVDKITKDEFKTLISDYRNKEYLKSDLERTSLEKDKTGLFTGAHAINPITKEEIPIWIGSYVLGSYGTGAVMSVPAHDERDFKFAKKYNLEIRQVVLKTGNNKILEKPFIENGISVNTPKEFNNLHTSEVKERVIEWLIRNNKGKKKINYKLRDWVFSRQRYWGEPIPILLDEKLDETPLKEDDLPLRLPEIENYKPSGTGESPLARVHSWANVKYNGKTYKRDTNTMPQWAGSCWYYIRYLDPKNEKEFASKEKINYWMPVDLYIGGAEHSVLHLLYARFWHKVLYDLGYVNTKEPFIKLVNQGMITSFAYQDENGILVPNDEVIQKDNKFFSKSNNKELKQIVAKMSKSLKNVINPDYIINEYGADSIRIYEMFMGPLTDSKPWNTKGLIGIFRFLNKIWAIKNKELTIEKAPKEIISKLHKTIKKVTEDIENLNFNTAISSLMIFINELYKYDKNYKEIFKLFIIILSPFAPHLGEEMWEYLGEPPSIFKNAKWPKYNQSLIIDEKREIVLQINGKTKDKIVISKGTDENILKETALKNNKIIKNIKNRKILKIVTVKDKLINIVTK from the coding sequence ATGTCTGAATACAATTTCAAAAAAATAGAAAAAAAATGGCAAGATTACTGGTATAAGTATAAAACATACAAAGCTGATGAAGATCTGGATATCCCTAAAGAGAAAAGAATTTATATTCTCGACATGTTTCCTTATCCTTCAGCTAACGGACTTCACGTCGGACATCTCGAAGGGTACACTGCAACTGATATATTAACAAGATATAAGCTTTTAAATGGATTTAATGTACTTCATCCAATTGGATTTGATAGTTTTGGACTTCCCGCAGAGAACTATGCAATACAAACAGGGACTCATCCCAAAAAAATAACAGAAGATAACATTGAGAAATTCAAAGAACAAATTAAATCATTAGGGTTTGCATACGACTGGGACAGAGAAATCAAAACCCATGATGAGAGCTACTATAGGTGGACACAATGGATATTTCTAAAATTATATAAAAAAGGCTTAGCTTATACAAAAGAAATACCTGTTTGGTATTGTCCGGCTCTTGGAACAGTATTATCAAATGAAGAAATTATACAAACATCTAGCGGACCAAAATCTGAAAGAGGGCTCCACAAGGTAGAAAGGAAGCCACTAAGGCAATGGGTACTAAAGATTACAGAATATGCAGAAAGGTTAATTGAAGACCTTAAAGAAGTAGACTGGCCTGAATCTGTTAAAGAAATGCAGAAAAACTGGATTGGAAAATCAATAGGGGCTGAAATCGAATTTGAAGTAAAGGACAGTGAAGAAAAAATTAGAGTATTTACCACAAGACCAGATACAATATTTGGTGTAACCTACTTAGTTCTAGCCCCAGAAAATAAAATAGTAGATAAAATAACAAAAGATGAATTCAAAACTCTTATATCAGATTACAGAAACAAAGAATATCTTAAAAGCGATCTTGAAAGAACTTCTCTTGAAAAAGATAAAACAGGACTATTCACAGGAGCCCATGCTATTAATCCAATTACTAAAGAAGAAATTCCAATATGGATAGGTAGCTATGTACTTGGATCTTATGGAACTGGTGCTGTAATGAGTGTTCCAGCGCATGATGAGAGAGATTTTAAATTTGCAAAAAAATACAATTTAGAAATAAGGCAAGTAGTTTTAAAAACGGGAAATAACAAAATACTAGAAAAACCATTTATTGAAAATGGAATTTCAGTTAACACACCCAAAGAATTTAATAACCTACATACTAGCGAAGTAAAAGAAAGAGTAATAGAATGGCTTATTAGGAATAATAAGGGGAAAAAAAAGATTAATTATAAACTCAGAGATTGGGTCTTTTCAAGACAGAGATATTGGGGAGAGCCTATTCCCATTTTACTTGATGAAAAACTAGATGAAACACCACTAAAAGAAGATGATTTACCTCTAAGACTACCAGAAATAGAAAATTATAAACCATCAGGAACAGGTGAATCTCCTTTAGCAAGAGTTCATAGTTGGGCAAACGTCAAATATAATGGAAAAACATACAAGAGAGACACAAATACAATGCCTCAATGGGCAGGCTCATGCTGGTACTATATCCGGTATCTTGACCCAAAAAATGAAAAAGAATTCGCTAGTAAGGAAAAGATCAATTACTGGATGCCGGTTGATCTTTATATTGGAGGTGCAGAGCATTCAGTATTACATCTCCTATATGCAAGATTTTGGCATAAAGTACTATACGATTTAGGTTATGTTAATACAAAAGAACCTTTTATAAAACTTGTAAATCAAGGAATGATAACATCATTTGCATATCAAGACGAAAATGGAATCCTCGTTCCTAATGATGAGGTAATACAGAAAGATAATAAATTCTTTTCTAAAAGTAACAACAAGGAATTAAAACAAATAGTTGCTAAAATGTCAAAATCATTAAAAAACGTAATAAATCCAGATTACATTATTAATGAATATGGTGCCGATTCAATAAGAATTTATGAAATGTTCATGGGGCCTTTAACCGATTCAAAACCTTGGAATACAAAAGGTTTAATTGGAATTTTTAGATTCTTAAACAAGATCTGGGCTATTAAAAATAAAGAATTAACAATAGAGAAAGCGCCTAAAGAAATAATATCTAAACTTCACAAAACAATAAAAAAAGTAACAGAAGATATAGAAAACCTAAATTTTAACACCGCAATATCATCATTAATGATATTTATAAATGAACTTTACAAATATGATAAAAACTATAAAGAAATATTTAAACTTTTTATTATCATATTATCGCCTTTTGCACCTCATCTAGGAGAAGAAATGTGGGAGTATTTAGGAGAACCTCCTAGTATATTTAAGAATGCAAAATGGCCCAAATATAATCAAAGTCTTATTATTGATGAAAAAAGAGAAATTGTATTACAAATCAATGGCAAGACAAAAGATAAAATTGTAATAAGTAAAGGAACAGATGAGAATATTCTTAAGGAAACTGCACTAAAAAATAACAAAATTATAAAAAATATAAAAAACAGAAAAATACTTAAAATAGTTACGGTTAAGGATAAGCTTATAAATATAGTAACGAAATAA
- a CDS encoding MMPL family transporter, with amino-acid sequence MNFEKMTIKYRKIILLIFTLITIFLGFFLKNIEFDSNILKLIPKTKETERIIDIDKSNSLLSTIVIFKNKNSIFNKETFEKINKVANDITNILKVPHSSVTSIFTYFPQFKKDIYTDEEINDIREKVNSTSFIKNTFLNDNGTLTYFIIVPAENEKTNFSRNLKSEIEEMEATIKKYETDDLKLYLTGDLVIREKILNYMIDDFIFLGPLATLIVILSLYLVAKNISGALIPIFIATFALVWTFGIKGLVRSPITVPETTMIVLLISIGCANSVHIINEILKKIKKESFSKKIIITTIKTLRVPILLTSLTTALGFLSLITSSIHAYRIMGIFMAIGVTIGMLMSLLILPGILVYIPFKNKEINKSKITKNNFLEKLSIINQKITNWLLSNKYPSSISTLIILFISIVGLLRIEINFDEKDYFQEHTSVKKTLNLMQKEIGGISIIKIEIKGISGSFKNAKNMQNLDLITDKIDSFSAKTQSSSINGIIRFINFKFKKENPNEYRLPKNQSILNKLILLISRSNSIKNMTKMYVNDDWSQISIIVRIDKNSTEEIKIFIDYVINLLNEYMPGYEYQFSGAYDKILISKTMVTEQINSIITTLSAITILLIIFFKSIKIGIIIAIPVSWSVFLNFAVMRLFGITLNPATATIASVSMGVGVDYSIHFFNAFKLNYQKINDYKKALLESILNVFNGIFANSISVGIGFLTLMFSTYKIIATLGAIIAFTMLTTSIASLTILPLLIYLFKPKIKALRIDDK; translated from the coding sequence ATGAATTTTGAGAAAATGACCATTAAATACAGAAAAATTATACTTCTTATTTTTACATTAATAACTATTTTTTTAGGTTTCTTTTTGAAAAATATAGAATTTGATTCTAATATTCTAAAGCTTATTCCAAAAACTAAAGAAACTGAAAGAATAATAGACATAGATAAAAGTAATTCCCTCTTATCAACAATTGTAATATTTAAAAATAAAAACAGCATTTTTAATAAAGAAACCTTTGAAAAAATTAATAAAGTAGCTAATGATATAACTAATATATTAAAAGTGCCTCATAGCTCTGTTACAAGCATATTTACATACTTTCCACAATTTAAAAAAGATATTTACACAGATGAGGAAATAAATGATATAAGAGAAAAAGTAAATTCAACATCATTTATAAAAAATACATTCTTAAACGACAATGGAACCTTAACTTATTTTATAATTGTTCCTGCAGAAAACGAAAAAACAAATTTTAGTAGAAATTTGAAAAGTGAAATTGAAGAAATGGAAGCAACAATTAAAAAATATGAAACTGATGATCTTAAACTTTATTTGACAGGAGATCTTGTAATAAGAGAAAAAATACTTAATTATATGATTGACGATTTTATATTTTTAGGCCCCTTAGCCACACTTATAGTCATTTTATCGCTTTACCTTGTTGCAAAAAACATATCAGGAGCCTTAATACCAATATTCATTGCAACTTTTGCATTAGTTTGGACTTTTGGAATCAAAGGACTTGTACGATCTCCTATTACTGTCCCAGAAACAACAATGATTGTATTACTTATTTCAATTGGATGTGCCAATTCCGTACACATAATAAATGAAATACTTAAAAAAATAAAAAAAGAATCTTTTTCTAAGAAAATAATAATTACTACAATAAAAACTTTAAGAGTACCAATACTTCTAACTTCTCTGACAACAGCTCTTGGCTTTTTATCGTTAATAACTTCATCAATTCATGCATATAGAATAATGGGAATTTTTATGGCAATAGGAGTAACAATTGGAATGCTAATGTCCTTATTAATATTGCCTGGAATACTAGTGTATATTCCATTTAAGAATAAAGAAATAAATAAAAGTAAGATCACCAAAAACAATTTTCTTGAAAAACTTTCAATAATAAATCAGAAAATCACAAATTGGCTTTTGAGCAATAAATATCCATCATCTATCTCAACTCTAATTATTTTATTCATATCTATTGTAGGTCTTCTAAGAATAGAGATTAACTTTGATGAAAAAGACTATTTCCAAGAACATACAAGTGTCAAAAAAACATTAAATCTGATGCAAAAAGAGATAGGGGGAATTTCTATTATTAAAATTGAAATTAAAGGCATATCTGGATCATTTAAAAATGCAAAAAATATGCAAAACTTAGACTTAATTACAGATAAGATTGACTCATTTAGTGCTAAGACTCAATCTAGCTCAATAAACGGTATCATAAGATTTATTAACTTTAAATTTAAGAAAGAAAATCCGAATGAATATAGGCTTCCTAAAAATCAATCAATATTAAATAAATTAATCCTTTTAATCAGTAGAAGCAATTCCATTAAAAACATGACCAAAATGTATGTAAATGATGATTGGTCTCAAATATCAATTATTGTAAGAATCGATAAAAATTCAACTGAAGAAATAAAAATCTTCATAGATTACGTAATTAATTTACTTAATGAGTATATGCCAGGATATGAATATCAATTCTCAGGTGCTTATGACAAAATACTAATATCTAAAACTATGGTAACAGAACAAATTAATAGTATTATCACAACACTTAGTGCAATAACAATATTGCTAATAATATTCTTTAAATCAATTAAAATTGGAATAATAATTGCAATCCCAGTATCATGGTCTGTATTCCTAAATTTTGCTGTAATGAGACTTTTTGGAATAACGCTAAACCCTGCAACAGCAACAATTGCATCTGTTAGCATGGGAGTAGGAGTAGACTACTCAATTCACTTTTTTAATGCATTTAAATTAAATTATCAAAAAATTAACGACTATAAAAAGGCTTTACTTGAATCAATCCTCAATGTATTTAATGGAATTTTTGCAAATTCAATATCAGTAGGTATAGGGTTTTTAACATTAATGTTTTCTACTTATAAAATAATTGCAACGCTTGGAGCTATAATAGCTTTTACAATGCTAACAACTTCCATTGCGTCACTTACAATACTCCCATTACTAATTTACCTATTTAAACCTAAAATTAAAGCATTGAGAATAGATGATAAATGA
- the lon gene encoding endopeptidase La produces MEELKKTESNGNKHSDDSASAILPHFDKPVRVPLIAVPSHPIFPGMFIPIIIVSDTDMKAVDYVNKGNGIVSLFVLRDKFLEKTGNKSDKISVNYKRDIYSVGITAKIVKKINLPDGGYNIFVSTIDRVKFVKVVLNEDFPIIEVDYLKQIPVKKDDLQSKAIYSSILLRTKEIFSHRKMPEVQLNMVNIEDKGRLCDVVAGMISSSKESHQEVLETLSIKDRLKKVLELIYEELNLIEIQNKITRGIQEKLEKQQKEFFLKEQLKAIKAELGLGDDKKSYFVKLKAKINSLALKGEVLEAVERELEKFSFLETNSSEYIVVRNYLELITNLPWGDSRIDFDKFDLQKAKKILDKTHYGMGEVKDRIIEYISVIKLRKSQRGAIMLLVGPPGVGKTSIGAAIAKVLKTKFFRFSVGGMRDESEIKGHRRTYVGALPGKIIQGLRITRTNSPVFLIDEIDKVSSSNYGDPFSVLLEVLDPEQNINFRDHYLDLPFDISNVFFILTANSVETIPNPLLNRMEVIQLSGYVDDEKIEIARKYLISKVLKENGVSRDSLKFQGSALVQIVREYARDNGLRNFEKYIKKIVRKVARKLVEDEYIKSYQISKENLEEYIGVPVFRREEFLNKAMSPGMVMGLAWTNYGGSTLIIETVKTEAKSSGIKLTGRLGDIMKESANIAFTYVNSIRNKIKIDKSFFEKYMIHLHIPEGAIPKDGPSAGITIASAFISLGLNKVVRPHLAMTGELSLTGNVMAIGGLREKIIAAKRSGVEHVIIPIANKVDLDEIPINIKTGINFHLVSNMSEVIKLLF; encoded by the coding sequence ATGGAAGAATTAAAAAAGACTGAATCTAATGGGAATAAGCATTCAGATGATTCTGCTTCTGCCATTTTACCTCATTTTGATAAACCTGTAAGAGTACCTTTAATTGCAGTTCCATCGCATCCTATATTTCCAGGTATGTTTATTCCAATTATTATAGTTTCTGATACTGATATGAAAGCGGTTGATTATGTTAATAAGGGTAATGGTATTGTCTCCTTATTTGTTTTACGAGATAAATTTTTAGAAAAAACTGGCAATAAAAGTGATAAAATATCTGTCAATTATAAGCGGGATATTTATTCTGTTGGTATTACTGCTAAGATAGTTAAAAAAATTAACCTTCCTGATGGTGGATATAATATTTTTGTTTCAACTATTGATAGGGTTAAGTTTGTTAAGGTCGTTCTTAATGAAGATTTTCCAATAATTGAGGTTGATTATTTGAAGCAGATTCCAGTTAAAAAAGATGATTTACAGTCAAAGGCAATCTACAGTAGCATTTTGCTTAGAACAAAAGAAATATTTTCGCATAGAAAGATGCCAGAAGTTCAGTTAAATATGGTAAACATTGAGGATAAGGGTAGATTGTGTGATGTTGTTGCAGGAATGATTTCATCTTCAAAGGAGTCCCATCAAGAAGTCCTTGAGACTTTAAGCATAAAGGATAGACTTAAAAAGGTTTTAGAATTAATTTATGAAGAATTAAATTTAATTGAAATTCAGAATAAAATTACCAGGGGTATTCAGGAAAAGTTAGAGAAACAACAAAAAGAATTCTTTTTAAAAGAACAACTTAAAGCTATTAAGGCTGAGCTTGGATTAGGAGATGACAAGAAGAGTTATTTTGTAAAACTTAAAGCTAAAATAAACTCTTTAGCATTAAAGGGGGAAGTTCTTGAGGCAGTAGAAAGGGAGCTAGAGAAATTTTCATTTCTTGAGACAAATTCATCAGAGTATATTGTTGTTAGAAATTATCTTGAACTTATTACTAATCTTCCTTGGGGAGATTCTAGGATTGATTTTGATAAGTTTGATTTGCAGAAAGCAAAAAAAATTTTAGATAAAACGCATTATGGGATGGGAGAAGTTAAAGATAGGATTATTGAATATATTTCTGTTATTAAGCTAAGGAAATCTCAAAGAGGAGCTATTATGCTTTTAGTTGGACCTCCTGGGGTTGGTAAAACTTCAATAGGAGCAGCTATTGCTAAAGTACTTAAGACTAAATTCTTTAGATTTTCTGTAGGTGGTATGAGAGATGAATCTGAAATTAAAGGACATAGAAGAACTTATGTTGGTGCTTTACCAGGAAAGATTATTCAGGGATTAAGGATTACAAGAACAAATTCTCCTGTTTTTTTAATAGATGAGATTGATAAAGTTTCATCGTCTAATTATGGTGATCCATTTTCAGTTCTTCTTGAAGTTTTAGATCCTGAACAAAATATTAATTTTAGAGATCATTATCTTGATTTACCTTTTGATATTTCTAATGTTTTTTTTATTTTAACGGCTAATTCTGTTGAGACAATACCCAATCCTTTATTAAATAGAATGGAAGTAATTCAACTTTCAGGATATGTTGATGATGAGAAAATAGAAATAGCAAGGAAATATTTAATTTCTAAGGTTTTAAAAGAGAATGGAGTTAGCAGAGATTCTTTAAAGTTTCAAGGTTCAGCTCTTGTTCAGATTGTCAGAGAATATGCGAGAGATAATGGGCTTAGAAATTTTGAAAAATACATAAAGAAAATTGTAAGAAAAGTTGCAAGAAAGCTTGTTGAAGATGAGTATATTAAGTCTTACCAAATATCTAAGGAAAATTTGGAAGAGTATATTGGTGTTCCTGTTTTTAGAAGAGAAGAATTTTTAAATAAAGCTATGTCTCCAGGCATGGTAATGGGACTTGCGTGGACAAATTATGGTGGTTCAACATTAATAATTGAAACTGTAAAAACTGAAGCAAAGTCTTCTGGGATTAAGTTGACAGGTAGACTTGGGGACATTATGAAAGAATCTGCAAATATTGCATTTACTTATGTAAATAGTATTAGAAATAAAATTAAGATAGACAAGTCTTTTTTTGAAAAGTATATGATTCACTTACATATACCAGAAGGTGCTATTCCAAAAGATGGGCCTTCTGCTGGTATTACTATTGCTAGTGCTTTTATATCTCTTGGGCTTAATAAAGTTGTTAGACCTCATTTGGCTATGACAGGAGAATTATCGCTTACTGGGAATGTAATGGCTATTGGAGGATTAAGAGAGAAAATAATTGCAGCTAAAAGAAGTGGAGTTGAGCATGTTATTATTCCTATTGCAAATAAAGTTGATCTTGATGAAATACCTATTAACATTAAGACTGGAATAAATTTCCATTTAGTTAGCAATATGAGTGAGGTTATTAAATTATTATTTTAA
- the recJ gene encoding single-stranded-DNA-specific exonuclease RecJ → MKIWKKKEIDIKKEDIINIAKKYNISLLEATLLKRREIKEEDFLFFIEDSVNLMHNPFLLKNISKFIYRIKEAIEENENILIFGDKDADGITATIIMYETLIDFGLNVAYKIPSNGEFYGITKELIDKAYEDKISIIITVDCGISNIEEAIYARSKNIEVIITDHHLPNKELDTEIIIINPHLKGDLSPFKEIAGCYVSFKACLALYLSTTNLYNKDIVFLFLERLSNKIVLDAIEINNYILKRHLSLENNNDLQINVNKLEEFSKDKYVIVFNKNEQNQLLNEFFNQKIDIETIDISENFIRKYPKFSKKTLKELIQITKYFKYKEIHIKDKLYYVFYNIIFEINKDLLKKCLKNLKFVAIGTIADNMPIINENRIVVKEGLKEIALKERIPINCLLKDANLLTKPIISSSDIAFKIAPILNSTGRLEKADITIKFLLTEDINNIENKFKEIKNINTLRKQKEDVSWNTHNENTIFKNDRFIVCYDKHTPKGISSRMATRLSSYYQKVAVFLTKQGNIIKGSIRSNNKINSKDLISMIPCSLLINSGGHKAAAGFTLHENMLNEFIKKLEHALEKIEYSDVREDSILIDAIIPKDFKKEELLKIIDLFEPYGHGFREFILTMEDVSVQDLRTIDKNGTSKHISMKIKNNQDYYRAIYFNGTQNIQELGIKDGQNIDIIFTVSEDFYNQNDKILKIIDIKKREN, encoded by the coding sequence GTGAAGATTTGGAAAAAAAAAGAAATTGATATAAAAAAAGAAGACATAATAAATATTGCAAAGAAATATAATATTAGTCTTCTCGAAGCAACACTACTAAAGAGAAGAGAAATCAAAGAAGAAGACTTTTTATTCTTTATTGAAGACAGTGTAAATTTAATGCATAATCCCTTCTTACTCAAAAATATAAGTAAATTTATTTATAGAATAAAAGAAGCTATTGAAGAGAATGAAAATATATTAATTTTTGGAGACAAAGATGCAGACGGAATCACAGCTACAATCATAATGTATGAAACACTTATAGATTTCGGTCTTAATGTAGCATACAAGATACCCTCCAACGGAGAATTTTATGGCATTACAAAAGAACTAATTGACAAAGCTTATGAAGATAAAATATCAATAATAATTACTGTCGATTGCGGTATTTCTAATATTGAAGAAGCAATTTATGCAAGATCAAAAAATATAGAAGTAATTATCACAGATCACCATCTTCCTAACAAAGAGCTTGACACAGAAATTATTATCATTAATCCTCATTTAAAAGGAGATTTATCTCCCTTTAAAGAAATAGCTGGTTGTTATGTTAGCTTTAAAGCATGTCTTGCCTTATACTTATCTACCACCAATCTTTATAATAAAGATATTGTGTTTTTATTCTTAGAAAGACTGAGTAATAAAATTGTCCTTGACGCAATAGAGATAAATAATTACATTTTAAAAAGACATCTCTCACTAGAAAACAATAATGACCTACAAATCAATGTCAACAAACTAGAAGAATTTTCAAAAGATAAATATGTAATAGTATTTAATAAAAATGAACAAAATCAACTTTTGAATGAGTTCTTTAATCAAAAAATAGATATTGAAACAATTGATATTAGCGAAAATTTTATAAGAAAATACCCAAAATTTTCTAAAAAAACACTTAAAGAACTAATCCAAATCACAAAATATTTTAAATATAAAGAAATTCATATCAAAGACAAGCTATATTATGTTTTTTATAACATAATATTTGAAATAAATAAAGATTTACTAAAAAAATGCCTTAAAAATCTTAAATTTGTTGCAATAGGAACCATTGCTGATAATATGCCAATTATTAACGAAAATAGAATAGTTGTAAAAGAAGGTCTTAAAGAAATTGCACTAAAAGAGAGAATTCCTATTAACTGTTTACTAAAAGACGCTAACTTATTAACAAAGCCAATAATAAGCTCATCCGATATAGCATTTAAGATTGCTCCTATATTAAATTCAACAGGAAGGCTTGAAAAAGCAGATATTACAATCAAATTTTTGTTAACCGAAGATATTAATAACATAGAAAACAAGTTTAAAGAAATTAAAAATATAAACACTCTAAGAAAACAAAAGGAAGACGTATCTTGGAATACACATAATGAAAACACCATTTTCAAAAATGATAGATTTATTGTATGCTATGACAAACATACCCCAAAGGGAATCAGTTCTAGAATGGCAACAAGACTTTCTTCTTATTATCAAAAAGTCGCTGTTTTTTTGACAAAACAAGGCAACATAATTAAAGGTTCTATAAGATCAAATAATAAAATAAATTCAAAAGATTTAATATCAATGATACCATGTTCTTTGTTAATAAATTCTGGGGGTCATAAAGCAGCAGCTGGATTTACGCTTCATGAAAATATGCTAAATGAGTTTATTAAAAAACTTGAACATGCCCTTGAAAAAATAGAATATAGCGATGTACGAGAAGATTCTATACTAATTGATGCTATTATACCTAAAGATTTTAAAAAAGAAGAACTCTTAAAAATAATTGACTTATTTGAACCTTACGGACATGGATTCAGAGAATTTATCTTAACCATGGAAGACGTATCAGTTCAAGATCTCAGAACAATTGATAAAAACGGAACTTCAAAGCATATAAGCATGAAAATTAAAAATAACCAAGACTATTACAGAGCTATATACTTTAATGGAACTCAAAATATTCAAGAGCTAGGAATTAAAGATGGCCAGAATATAGATATAATATTCACAGTTAGCGAAGACTTCTATAATCAAAATGACAAAATTCTAAAAATTATAGACATTAAAAAGAGAGAAAATTAA
- a CDS encoding M23 family metallopeptidase, whose amino-acid sequence MLSIKSLILMNLIILFNINVARDTELMGFYKREVFQGEFTYFASNKNFKKLSLLSSNKNPILSSYPFKFKVDNNIYHIALLGITPMIKEGKRKIEIEFENKKYIKEIEIKKFEFKKTTVKLDKKKATLFKSQKSIKAKEQSLILWNIIGNIGDTSIYHYDTLVHPIKDQYRISSPYGDQRIYTQNNKKISKLTMHNGIDYAPFKREKTPIFAAGRGKVVFARDREITGKTVIIQHLPGVFTIYLHLSKFGVTENKIVNTGKYIGNVGNTGISTGPHLHFEIRINGVAINPDFLLENMLIDKNKIINNIKKIE is encoded by the coding sequence ATGCTTAGCATCAAAAGCCTTATTCTTATGAATCTGATCATTCTATTCAATATTAATGTAGCAAGAGATACTGAATTAATGGGGTTTTATAAGAGAGAAGTTTTTCAAGGAGAGTTCACTTACTTTGCAAGCAACAAAAACTTCAAAAAACTATCTCTATTAAGCAGTAATAAAAACCCTATTTTAAGCTCTTATCCTTTCAAATTTAAAGTAGACAATAACATATATCACATAGCTCTACTAGGAATTACACCAATGATTAAAGAAGGAAAAAGAAAAATTGAAATAGAATTTGAGAATAAAAAATACATAAAGGAAATAGAAATAAAAAAATTTGAATTTAAAAAAACAACTGTCAAGTTAGATAAAAAAAAAGCAACCCTTTTTAAGAGTCAAAAGTCAATAAAGGCCAAAGAACAATCTCTCATATTATGGAATATAATTGGCAACATAGGCGATACTTCAATATACCACTATGATACTTTAGTCCACCCTATAAAAGATCAATATAGAATAAGCAGTCCTTATGGAGACCAAAGAATTTATACTCAAAACAATAAAAAAATATCAAAACTCACAATGCATAACGGCATAGATTACGCTCCTTTCAAAAGAGAAAAAACACCTATTTTCGCAGCTGGTAGAGGGAAAGTAGTATTTGCAAGAGATAGGGAAATTACTGGGAAAACTGTAATAATTCAACACTTACCAGGTGTATTTACAATCTATTTACATCTATCAAAATTTGGAGTTACAGAAAATAAAATAGTTAACACAGGGAAATATATTGGAAATGTTGGAAATACAGGAATTTCAACAGGCCCTCATTTACACTTTGAAATTAGAATTAATGGAGTTGCTATAAATCCAGATTTCCTATTAGAAAATATGCTTATTGACAAAAATAAAATAATCAATAATATTAAAAAGATAGAGTAA
- the rpsU gene encoding 30S ribosomal protein S21 — translation MVTVNVDKNEGLEKALKRFKRMIEKEAIIREWKRREYYEKPSTIRVKKEKAFKRKQAKKVRKLKQKIGRQ, via the coding sequence TTGGTAACTGTTAACGTGGACAAAAATGAAGGGCTAGAAAAAGCATTGAAACGTTTTAAAAGAATGATTGAGAAAGAAGCAATAATTAGAGAATGGAAAAGAAGAGAATACTATGAGAAGCCGTCCACCATTCGAGTAAAGAAAGAAAAAGCATTCAAAAGAAAACAAGCTAAAAAAGTCAGAAAATTAAAACAAAAAATTGGAAGACAATAG